In Rhodamnia argentea isolate NSW1041297 chromosome 5, ASM2092103v1, whole genome shotgun sequence, the DNA window CTGGAGCCTACTGCTGGGGAGCTTCGTTGAGATCGGCCGGGTCTTTGCCAAGGACATGGAGAGGCGTCGCAGTGCTTTCATGTGCAAAGACCGAGCGTTGCGGTGAAACGGCGGAGATTGGCGAGGCGGTCGCGGAGGAAAGAAGAAATGTGTAGGGCATACATATTATGTGTATTGAGTTCATGATACGTTTGTTCCCCGTAACATATATGAAAGGAGGGTTTCGAGAGAACACATGTCACTTCCTCCCTTCTTTCgtcttccttttctatttttctgtttctattttgctaaaagaaTCTCTTCCTTGTCCACGTCGCTCCctccccttttctcttcttttattttattttattttattttgagtttaaGGCTCCATTCtttccagaaaaatatttttcggatttttcgaTATTTAGTTCACGTAAAATAAACGAGtcaagaaaaatactttccaattattaaaaaaaaaacatcttcaaAAGTGGGTAAAACGGTtccctctttttgaaaaaaggaaatcatttctccttgtctttccttcctccactccctcatatttattttttaattattttaaaaacaaTTCCACATTTATTAATATtgtagtttttcaattttttattttattttttagcctTTTTAGCCTTTttagcctttttatttttttattttttttctttctctagcgAGGCCGAGATCGCCTACCTCGCTAAAGGCGAAGCTCAGCCTCACCTCGGCTCACCGACGTTGCCCGAGGGCCGCGAGCTCACTCAAGTCGAGCTTGGCGGTCTCAGGCGAGCTCATCTCGCTGGATTTGTGGCCGATCGGCGAATGGTAATGAACAagggaaaaggcaaaaaaataaaaaaaggagtgAACGGATCAAAGTCAAATCTGATTTTCCATACCGAATAACGGAAAGtattttctacttcattttcaggttttagccgaacactgaaaaatattgttatttccctgaaaaataacttcttgaaaaatatttttcaaaaacaacttATTTTCCGCGAAATGAACGAAGCGTGAATGTACCAATCACGTTCCTTTTGCACTTTGTGGGTTAATATCAAATTTTATGGAAAGTACAATGAATTATTACAGTTATGCTACATTTATTTTATTCGTGCCAatctaatatatttttctttaatgtaTTAAACTACACTTCATATATtcagggaaaatttcaaatgagatccCTATTTGAGGCTGTAATCTCAAAAGAGGGCTCAAAATTAATATTCTATCAAATAATTGTCCTTATAAGTTATTCCTTTACAATTATGGGTCACTGGTGCCACAGAAGCTTCTGTACATAGCCAGCAGACTTATAGCCGAATCGAGCATTGAATGCATCACAAGGCGTGTTATTATAGCAACTGAATATTGTACTTCTATAGCCGAAAGATGTCATAGATTCCTGCACAAGTGTGGTTTTATTAaaagattaataccacgaaaaactccaaactggtataatttgtgataaatttactccaaattattttttcgatcaccaaaaacttcaaggtgatatatatgtgacaaattatTCCAAACTAACTATTTTggccataaaaaatcccaaactagtacatctttGCAAATTCACCcttcgttaatttttgttaaatttgattaatatcacgaaaaatttcaaattgataaacttgtgacaaatagTAAAAACCTTAAATGTGTACATCCGGCAATTGCGACGCGTCATTCAACTTAGTAacttgacgataaaatttaacaaaaactaacggaatgtaaatttgtcacgagtgtactagtttgggataaatttaggtgtaccagtttagaatttttttatgataaaaaaaaatagttgtgaATTTTTCGTGGTGTTAATCCTTTATTAAATGATCTTTCGTGTCTCCAACATAGCCAAAGATCACCAACTAGAAATCATTTGTGTTCCATTTCCTGCGCTGGTGTCCCTCTCTCCCTTCAACTAGTAAAAGAGCTATGAATTTTCTTTCCGGTCTTTCTTTCTTGGTTTCTTCTGCTACCATCTAAAAAGATTGCATGCTGGCACAGAATTCCATACTCGAGTGGACGAATGTGGATCTATTTACATTGGATACAAAACGGCAGGTAGTAGTAGCgcgacaaatgaaaaatatagaaCATAATAACGATATCAATGAATCCATCTGTCGATATTTGTACATTATAAAAAGTTTCAAGTGCTTAGGATTAAAGCATTTAGGAAATTAAAGAGCTAATGATTGAGCTACTCCTCTATAAGTTCCTATGAAACTAACGTCTGCATTATTATAAGTGAAGAGGAATCTATCGTTTGGGCAGCCTTATCGATTTTGGTCCTCATTCCCAGCCCATTTGCTGATTAATTTGCTAGGTCAGCTTGGTTTTTATGActttaatggttttttttttaggagaaaTATGCCATTTTCTCATTATATCAACCTTTACATATGTCTTTCTAATTCTTAATGATGATGACGTTGGGTTGGCTCACACTTCTAGGCTTTTTTAAGGCCCTTTAGCCCCGTCAGTgcccaaaaagaagaacgatCTTGAGCCCAATAGTTTTGTCCAATCTAGACTTCCAGGTTGTAGAGCAAActacaaaatttgaaattcctGGAACAAAAACAGGATgaggagaaaaggaaacaaatggaGTTGGAAGGACGGCTATTTGTAGACACATAGCTGCGCTTTACAATTGGCTTCCAGAGTTGAAAAACTTGCATTTCTTCAACTGAACTCACCGCGGTTTGAATTGAGAAGCCATTCCACCGCTAGAGCTTCCCTGTCTCGTTCTAACAATTTCAGATGAAGTTTGCCTTATCTGGAAATCTTGGAGACCCTTCAAAACTTCAACAACTTCACTCATCTGGGGACAAAGTATTGGATCGTGGCTAACGCAGCGAGCGACCAACTGCGAAGCAAAGCGGGCTCCTTTTAGTGAGTATCGACCTTCAAGCCATGGATCTATCAATCGGCGCAACTCTCGTTTCTTTGTTAGAGATGGACGAGCCCATTCAACAAGGTCATGCTGACCGGAAGGCCGACTTTGGTCTTTGACTCGCAATCCGGTCAGATTTTCCAAAAGAACCACACCAAAACCATAGACATCGCCCTTTGCCGCGAGGCGCCCTGCAATAGAATACGGGCAGTCACTAGACGGCAATACATAAATTAAGAACCACATGGTCCTATTTTagattttagatattagtacaATCCATGAGGTACCGGTCAAATATCTAAACCACCTCTAGCAATCAAAAACAGGTACTTGACCCAAAAGGCTGAGACAAGTACAATCCATAAGGTACCAGTCAAATATCTAAACCACCTCTAGCAGTCAAAAACAGGTACTTGACCCAAAAGGCTGAGACAAGTACAATCCATAAGGTACTAGTCAAATATCTAAACCACCTCTAGCAGTCAAAAACAGGTACTTGACCCAAAAGGCTGAAACAATAACTCAGTTCTCTGTCCTCCCATCACTTCCTTTTCTTATAGCAATCAAAATCAGGTATCTGCTTCGGGGAGGTAATAATTTATAGCAAATAGACATGAACTAACTACCAAATCTCAAATTCAGAATGATGCCTACTCTTAGAAATCGTCAAATCAAAATTATCTCAATTTTAGATAACATAGTTAACGCTTTTTCATGCATTGCCTTCACTTAAATTTATAAAGACAAATGTAGATcagaaataaaatatgaaaatttcaactcATAATCAACAGATGTAAAAGATAAAATCAACTGCCTTCATATAACGAAAGAACTTTAATTATGAATCCATGTTTCGGTTATTACTAGTTACAAATCCTACCAAAAAGTACCGCACCTAATGGGAATTAATCGGGTAATCGAAGGGTGTAGCAAACATTCTCTCATTATTTGAAAAGAAtaacattaacaaaaaaaaaaaaaaaaaattcacttgcCAGCAATGCGTGATTAATGTGGATTATGAACTCGCGTAATTTGCACCCTCAAGATCCAAATTTACATGTTCTTGTAAATCTAGATCACCTAGGAACACTAACTCATGATGTCCACATCTATGATTGGCATATATTTAGCCTTTCGCCACAAGTGAGCGTACCGCAAATTTTCCAGTTTCCTCCTAGGCAAAAATATGATACAGACACCATAGATTGCAATTGGAGGAGACCAAATGCACATAGAGAAAGGTAGGTATATCAGTGTATAACCATTCCTctaattttcttgtctttttggtCACGATTGACCAGCCTAATTCAATTCAGTTGCTAATCATAATTCGTCTATTACTCAAACCATTTTTATGCAGATGACTTGGACATTTCTCATCCTCAAATTGCCCCTACTAACATCTACATACCAGTTGCCACATATTCCGGGGCAGCATAGCCATATGTTCCCATGGTTTTGGTGGCAAAGTGGGTTTGGGGGATGACGTGAGTCATCTCCCTTGGGAAAAAATCTTCCAACTCCTGAAACAGAAAGCTTGGCATTGTAGTCCTGAAAAACGACAAGTTATAAGAAAGTGGAACCacataattaaaaaggaaaaagaatgttGCCACAGCTTTTGCTACATACAGCATCTAATAGAATCTTGGAAGTTTTAAAATTACGGAATATCACTTTCGGTTCTGCTTAGGTCCACAGGCTAGTCTCCGGAAGTTTTAAAATTATGGAAGTTTTAAAGTGGGATCAACCTTAGGTGCACAGGTCCACAGGCTAGTCTCCGGTCCGGCAAGCAGTGACCCACGTCCAGCCTTCAGGCAATTTCGGTCCAGGAGCCAAGACCGAGGTCTGGCCACGGGGGACCCATGCATGGTCAGGCAACCGGTACATGCAGATACCTTGTTATGATCTATGAGTGTGCACGCACTTGTAAAGTCCtgtttcaagaaatgaaaagcATCACTTTGATGCTTCGGTTTGTCCCTTCTCGAACTTTTTGAGTTGACAAACGAGTATACTACAGAAGATATAAATTACATTTCGAGGAGTCCGCAATTGGGGCCACCTGGGACCGGGGCCCAGGACCCCCGGCTCAGAGGAACCAAATCCTGGTAAACTGGACGGCGAGCACGAGCACCATACAATATTATGGGGGTGCATGCCCTATTATTGCATACGTCTTTAGTCCTTTTTTCGGAAAACCGAAGGGCATCACTTTAGTGCCTGGGCAAGCATCTCAAACTTTTGAGCCGAGAAAGCTAACTGAGTACAGAAGTCACCCGGTACAAGCCCATTGCCACGAATGAAGCTTATTGTATTATCAAGTGCATCATATACTTCACCTATTCTACTAGATCATACAGAAAGAGTTCACGCAATGCCAGACAAAACCCAGTAAGTTCAGTGAGGGTATATTTTCACTGATCACATCTTTACTGCCATTACGGCCAAAGAATTCTACAATTTGAGATTTGTGAGGTTCATGGATATAATCCAACATAACTACTTTCCCGACTCTTCGGCTGCAGACTGAGCATTCCTGAAAATGATTGATGATGACAATGTCTTGTCAGCTTTAACAGCAGATACTTTAAAGGGTTCTCTACTAATGCCGCTTAAATCACCAATAATTACATAGCATTCACCTGGTTGATTGCAATTAATCGAGCTGCATGGTGACTGGTCCATCGTTAACTAGGTTCACCTACAAATCATAACGATAAACAATACTTAAGAAGAAAGCATCCTCGGATAATAAACAACTATTGGAACAAGgaaccaaaaatagaaaagaggaaTGCACACAAATATATCTTAAGATCTGGTCGTCCATGGTCATTGGCGACTAACGAGCCATGTTGCTCGCGGCACTCCAGCAGCTTTTGGCCATGAGTTCCACATCTGGAGCCATGGCCGTGAGCAATGCGGCTTCTGATCTAATAGTTCGGCTGAGCCCGGATCAAAAGGCTAATCTTGAAGTCCTGTGTCGCTTTCTCTAGACAATGCAACTTGtcaaaaaaacagagaaaaggaaaaaatgaggaTGAAATCATGAAGCTTTTATTGGTCTTTGTTGACATATGAATTTTAGTCACCATTTTTGCTGAGTTTGATGATGCATTGAGTGCAACAAAGAAGGAAGCAATTGAAGTATATCACCTTGTGGAAGAGTGGAAGGGACAACTCCAAATAAAGGGAGCAAGGTGagatttccaattttattttctatacaAATTCAATGAGACTGATTGGAGAAAATTAACATGATAATGACATTAGCAGCGTGATCGATTTTTTCCCGAATTACATTAAATTTTTCACCAATGGCAACAGGTGAAAATAGAATAGGGAAGCTATACTTGAATTGAAATCAACAATGTAATTAGAGAAAACGAAATGTGAACACTGAGATTTACGGGTGCTAAGTAGATGTTACTTACTTCATTTATTGGAAGTTACTGTTCTAACCAGGATTTTACcaagttcattaaaaaaatttaccaacaGCAATAGATTTTCTTGAGAAAGTCCTCGAGGTCTAACAAATCGGACGCCCTTAAAAGTCAAAGCTAAAAAATGTCGCCTTGCATGCGGAGAACTGAATATCTAAGTTTAAAAGAAACAGATTATTATTCTAATGTGATCAATCAAAATTCCTAATTACATTACAATGATTAAAACTACCTTGTAAACAGAAATGTCCTGGTTTACTCATACAAAATACAGTTTTCTTTGTATGACATGCATGTATATTAATCTTAATTCTGGTTATATTATATTCTCTTAAACTTTTAGTCTAAATAGTTGTGCACACAAATTCAACACAAGATAGAAGTACATCAAAAGGCCgtgaaaaatagttttggaggtAGGTGGGgaaccataaaaaattctattaTAAGCCTCTTCATTTATTAGAGTGAGAGAGCAAATGACCTACCATATTCAATCTTCTTAGCTAATTAGATGAAATTTGAGACTAATGTTGTTGTGCCGTATCTCTTCTCCAATACTTTCATGATATGTCCATATTATATTACTGATCACGAGTTTTGACCAAATTTTACACTTTGTGCAACTcaagagaaattaataaaaaaaaattgatacaacataagataataaaaaaaatttataagaaacacAAAATTGCGAATACAACTTGACCAACAGTGCATGTGTCACTAGTTAgtcgaaaaatatataatataaaaataaaaataaaaaataaatttttgttattgtaaaatagagaaaaaagatagataattaaaaaagtaagtaaataaaaaaataataagcaaataaaaGGGGATCAATTCGGTCAAAAAAACTCTAACAGGTTTTTTGACGCAGTTTTGGCATAGAAACGCGTGGAATGAGGGATAGGAGAGAGGGATATACACACAGAACtgagatttttcttgagatTGTTTACACTTGAATTTTTCCAATggttaaaaattataaacttcGAGATTCGAGATCCCTATCGCGGTCTCACTTCTCaaacacccccccaaaaaaaaaagagtatgttACAATCCGTAGTATCTCGACGGCACAAATAGAATTAGGCCTTTAAATCacacatttttcacaaaattggtcgAAGCCTAATCTTTTGGCCAAATTGAGGAATTTAACCTTTGGTtggaaaatgacaattttaaattagaATCCCATTGGTTTCCACTATCATTTTAAGTTCAGGGACTACAAATTTTAAAAGACATCAGatcttgatcaaaaaaattaaatttcaagaGCCGATTGATCATTTAGAATATCATGCTTGACATAGGAGGATTTGAGCACTTACCTTTCAAAATCTCGCCATTTGGCACGATCCCGCGAAACCCTAAGTAAAACCTATAAAAGTCTCACTGGTTGTCGTTAGACGATTGCGGAGGTGTGTTTTCCCTGGGTCCTGGTATTCGCTCGCCATTGAACGCCGTCTTGAAGGATCGTCCGAGGTACTCTGTCGTCCCTTGCTTCGCAACTGAGAGGTGGGAATCGCGGCTTCATCTTGCACCATTACCATCATCGCCGCTTCGCTTCCATTAGGTAACCAAGATCTGTCGATGTTCAATGGCGGTACCGGAGAGGATGTAATCTGGAATCATTGACTCGAGTGCGCACCCTCTGAGTCGTGGTGAGGTTTCCTTGGCCAATCCGTCCAGTTCCCAAGGTGGGAAATGGTGGCCGGATCGCTAGTTTAATCGTCGGATTGGTAAgttcatctctaatttttttttgtttttttttggttaaagaGTTCATCTCCAACTTATGTCGTTTGAACTGTGATGAAGTCAAATACATATAGGACATCGTGGTGGATAAGATGCTCATACGTTGATGAATGAATGCTTTGATTATCGTTTGCTTAGAAGCCAATAGAAGATAGATCACTACATGTTTGATCTGTGTTTCTCGTAGACCATTAAGCCTGTCTCGGTTCTTGCCTGTTTTGAACTGGATAACATCAGAATCTTAAACAATGTTCAACAAGAAAAATGATCCTGACATTCTAAGCTTTGACTCGATAGGTCGCATGATGAAATGTGGACCTAGATGACGTGCTCGAGGTTCTACAACGTACATCTgctggaaaggaaaagaagcgcATGGGCATCACCATCCGATTAACGAGGCGATCCCTGCGATTCCCTTTCCCTGCCGTCTCCATCTCCTGAGATCTCGGCTAGCGCTTGCGGCAGCGCTGTGTTTCGGGGAGAAGACCGGATGAGTCATCTGGGAAACAAGAAAGCTTGGCGTCCATGTGCAGAAGGGTGGCTTTGGCGGTAGTGCCTATCCGGTGCCAGTGGGTGGGCATGTTGGGACTCAAAGTTCCTCGGCCACCGGAACTCGCCCATGGTTGCTCACCTCCGCAGTTGCAGACCGAGGAAAAGAGAGGAACAATCAGCGGAGGTGAGCAACGATGGGCAAGTTCCGGTGGCCAAGGAACTTTGAGTCCCAACATGTCCACCCACTGGAGCCTCCCTTCTTCAAGTGGACGCCAAGCTTTCTGATTCCCAGTTGACGCCCTTCTCCGCAGACACGGTGCTTCCGCAAGCACCAGCTGAGCTCTCAGGAGATGGAGATAGCATCGGAGGGATTACAAGGGGAAGGGAGAGCGTGAACTTGATCCAGCCATCGAAATCGCAGAGATCGCCTCATGGGGGCAGTTATTGTTCAATCTGAAGGTAAGAAATTGTTTAGGTTATGGAAAAATATTCTTGCCAAAAGCTCGGCGGTTTGTCCGTGCCTTCTGCTGTATAAATTTTACCGAGAACCTTCCAAGACACTGGACATGTTGCCCAGTGAGTTGAAGGTATTCTATCCATTGTTTGATTCAGGTGCTTATATTATCAAAAGATGCAGTCTTATACCGCGGCAGTCATAGAGAGGTGATCCTATAAATTTGTTTTGTAGATTCAGAAAGTGATATTGCTCATCCTGATGTTATGTAACTGCAGGTTTTTTTTAGTACAACAGTGGTGAACAAGCATATGCCGATGTCGATAGGGCCAAGATGAGATTCAATCTGATCCTGACCAAATCTGTGTACATAGTGAAGTGCAATGATGGCAAGAAGTTCTCTTGAGGAGCTCTCACTCGCTATTCCAAGCTCGAACTCAATCCTTATGCTGCGATCCTCAACTACCGGCAGGTCAATGAAATAGTATTCGATTAATCTCTTCTTTGAAACATAAAGATATCGCGCAGATTTGAAGGCACGACCCCTATGCCTTGGTTGAGTTACATGAACATCCATAGAGTCAAAATCAGTGCTTGTTACTCCATAATTTGTTTCCCAACTACTTGGATTGAATTTGCTTTAGGAgaatttgtggaaaaaaaagtGATAGCTGTATGGGAACAAATATGTGTGCTTTTATGGATGCATGGCCTATTAATGTGACAATCACGACGATTAGATGGTCTAAGTCCCTCATATGTTGTTAACTTAGTGACCCCGCGGTGAAGTGAGGTTGCTGCTGTTTGAATCATTTTAAAACTTTAAAATCTTAACAAGTTTAGCTCCTTTGCGATTGAATGTTGTTCTTGTGAGGTTTATAGCTTTCAAGGCAACGAATTTACTTATAATTGTGATCATTTAGATTCTATTAGAACTTTAAAAACTTTTTAGCACAATGGCGAGGATGAACATAAACAAAGAAGGAATTGCGAAACGCGACGTGTGGGGGACTGCAAGGAAATCATTTTGACGAAAAGCGAAGCTGCCCCGACTTCGAAGCGAGACACACACCTGCTGTCCTTTTCGTCGCAATCAATTCTTGCAGAAGAGAGATGGAGATTCTTCACGCTCTTTGGCCTCTTCAAAGGCGAAGTTAACTAGCAAGATAtgtataaagaaaaaaggaattgtGAAATGCAACGTGAGGGAAACTATGACGAAATTATTTTCACGGAAAGGAAATTCGAAGTGAGACACACATATCTATTTGATCCAGTGAAGAATCTCTTTCTCCTCTACGAGACTTGATTGCGATGGAAAGGACCACAGGGGTGTGTCTCACTTCTATGTTTAAGTAGCTTTGCTTTTTGCTAAAATGATTTCCTCGTAGTTTCCTGCACATTTTGTTTCGCGATTCCTTCTTTGTTTATGTTCATCCCCACCACCGTGCTAAAAACTTTTTAAACTCCTAATAGAATCAAAATGATCACAATTATAAGTAAATTCGTTGACTAGAAAGCTATAAACCTAACAAGGACAGCATCCTATCCCAAAGGAGCTAAACTTTTTATAGAACTGAAAGTTCTAAAATGATTTGAACAGCAGGCAACGTCACATCACAACGAGGTCACTAAGTGAGAGGAACTTAGACTGTATGATTGTCGTGATTTTCACATTAATAGACCAAATCAACCATAAAAGCCCACTTTTTGTTCCCATACAACcatggccctttttttttaattttccggTAATTCTCCTAATCCAAATTGAATCCAAGGGGtcagggaaacaaaaaaaattggagtaacAAGCAATGGTTTTGACGCTATGATGTTCGAGTAACTCAACCAAAGCATAGGGATCGTGCCTTCAATTCTACGCGATATTCTTCTATTTCGGAGAAGAGGTTAGTCGAATGTCGCTTCACCGACCAGGCCGTAGTTGGGGATCGCATCATAAAGATTGAGTTCAAGCTAGAGTAGAGGTTAGTGCAACGTGTGACGCTGCGTTGTTTGCTCTACaaccaagaaaagagaaaggctAGTGAAGCAGCATTCGACTAACCAATTCTAGGTACTGACCTGGCCTCGATGGTTAGGTTCTTTGGGtttgaaaatatgaaattccGGCATTATAGGAAAATACCGCACGCGTGGACGAGGAATAAATTCCAGCTCGCACATTGAATTAGTTATAATGCAGATCTTCTCAAATCTTCTCAAATCAGTTCAAAGAGAAAACGAAATCCGTCCTCTTCGCTAGAGCTCAAATCTTCTCGaatccttcctcttctccttaCTGATTTTACGCCTTCCAATCTCTCTTCTCCTCCCCGTCTGTCATTGACGTGCCATCGCTGCTAATATCAATCAATCTTGACTAATTTGAGAAGATTTGAGAAGATATGCATTATAACTAATTCAACGTGCGAGCTGGAATTTATTCCTCGTCCATGCGTGCGGTATTTTCCTATAATGCTGGAATTCCCTATTTTCAACGTTTGGGAGATCTCCAAGATTTAGATATAGAGGATGCTCATCCTGTTCGGGAAGGTCagttgaagagaaaaaatagcTTTAGAAGAAGGAATGTGTAACCTTTGGGACTCTCAGATAGGAATATTCAACAGCCAAATTAGATCAAACACTATGCCATTTTAGGTGGGTATAATGAACTAACTGGAGAAGACTTCACATCAAACCCTTTGGCCAAATTGTCGGATAAGGTCCGCTTGATATGTTTGCTCGCTTGCTGTTTTTGACAAGTAGAAATATGGGGAGATGTCGTCATGGAGGAAGTTTGCTTCCGGTGCTTATCCAATaaacacttttatcaatttaagagAGTTTAGGAAATAAACACTTTTTCCTTGGCTGTACCTGTAACTTTGGCTTTGGGAAAAGCTTTGGCTTCAGTAAATTTCCTATTGGCATTCTACAAATTGTCGAATTGTTTCGTTTATCTTATGATTCTTATTTCATGAACTATTAACCTACATCATTGTCACAGCTACGGGTGTCAAAACCAAATCGAACATAGGAAATGGAAACCTAATTGAACCAAACACATgttcgattcggttcggttttcgattc includes these proteins:
- the LOC125315260 gene encoding serine/threonine-protein kinase PBL34-like, with amino-acid sequence MPSFLFQELEDFFPREMTHVIPQTHFATKTMGTYGYAAPEYVATGRLAAKGDVYGFGVVLLENLTGLRVKDQSRPSGQHDLVEWARPSLTKKRELRRLIDPWLEGRYSLKGARFASQLVARCVSHDPILCPQMSEVVEVLKGLQDFQIRQTSSEIVRTRQGSSSGGMASQFKPR